The DNA region GTGACCAAATGGCTGATGTGGTTTTTAACGGTTCAACAACGCGTAAACCGGTTGGCCAAGCATTTGTCGAACTTATTTTTGATAATACCGATGCCACCATAACAGGTGAATTTGCTGGCTATCAACAAATATCCTTGCGGCGACAAGTGAACCGGGAAGGGCAATCGGTATACTTTTTAAATGGCACGCGCTGTCGGCGCAAGGATATTACAGATTTATTTCTGGGTACTGGGCTCGGGCCACGTAGTTACGCAATTATTGAACAAGGTACCATTTCACGCTTGGTAGAAGCGAAACCAGATGAACTGCGTGTGTTCCTTGAAGAAGCGGCCGGCATCTCGAAATATAAAGAGCGACGTCGTGATACTGAAAATAGAATGCGCCGTACCCGAGAAAATTTGGAGCGTATCGCTGATCTTTGTGATGAGATTGAAAAGCAATGTCGTCATTTAAAGCGTCAGGCCACTACGGCCGAACGTTACAAGCTCTTAAAAGCAGAAGAGCGCCAATTTAAAGCGCAGTTATTGGCATTACGTTGGCAGCGGCTTGATGAGCAAGATGAGGGGCAGCTTAAAGCCATTAAATTGCTTGAATTAAAAGTGGAGCAGACGCTAGCCGCACAGCGAGAGCTGGAAAAAAATATAGAGCAGCAACGTGAGCAGCATAGTCTGCAGCAGAAACAGCTCGGCGAAGTTCAGGCAGAGTTTTATGCGACCGGGTCAGAGATCGCCAAGGTTGAACAAGCCCTGCAACACCAACAAAGCTTAAAAAAGCAGCATGAGTCAGAATTGGAAAATGTTAGCAAATTGCTGACGCTGTCGACACAAGAGCAAGACGAAGGTGATAGAAAATTGGCAGAAACAAATGATGCCATTAAGAAAAGTGAAGCTGAACTGGTTGAGGTAAAGCAACGGTTAGAAACAGCGAATAAAACGCTAGCTGATCAAGAACAAGCAATGGCAGATTGGCAGCAATCATGGGATGAATTTACTTATCGAGTAGCCGAGCCTAAAAGAAGCATTGATGTAGAAAACGCTAAAATAGCTCAGCTTGATAGGCAACTTTTGCAAGCGTCGAAACAATTATCTAAGTTTACAAACGAGCAAAAAACACTTCAGGAAGCTTTGGAACGTGTTGACTTAAGCGACCTTGAAAAACAACATGCTCTGTCCGAATCTCAGCAACAAAAGAGTCAATCGGCAGTGCAAGAGAATCGCGAAAAAATGGCTAGCATGCAGTCGTTAATTCATCAAGAAAGTGAGCTTTTAGCCGACTTGCGTGCTGAAAAGTCACGTTTAACGGCAAGGGTTGAATCAATAACTGTCTTGCAGCGCTCTAGTTTAGGTGAGCCAGATGAAACGGAAAGGCAGTGGTTAAAGGGCCTAGGCTTAGCGCAAGCACCTAAGTTAATTGAGAAAATAGACGTGGTAACTGGCTGGGAAAAAGCAATAGAAACAGTCTTGGGGGTAAGGTTACAGGCAATTTGTACTGAGGGTATGGATGCTGTCGTTGATGCTGGCATGCAATACCCAGTTGATGGCTTAACATTCTTTGATACAACGGTTAAGTCTCAACAATTACCTTGTAAAACGTCGTTAGCGAACCTGATTACCTCTGATTTACCCGCAATGGCTTTGCTGAAAAATGTTCATTTTGCTGAAACGCTGGAGCAGGCAAAAGCCTTAATGAATGAATTAAAAGAGCATGAATCAGTTATTACTAAAGGGTGTGTTTGGCTGCATGTGGATAGTATTTATTTTCAGCATAATGCGCAAAAAGATAGTGCCTTGGCGCTAGAAAAAGAGAAAAAAGAGTTAACGCAACAATTGCACGTGGTGTCGACTAATGTTTTAGATAAAGAAGGTTGGTTAATAAAGGCTCGAGACGAGGTGTCTGAGCTCGAGAAGCAAGGTATTGAGTTGCGCCAACAAGAAGGCAATGCAGTGAGGCAAGTGTCGCAGTTGTGGATGCAGATAAATGAACAGCGTTCAAAACTGGAGATGGCGACGCAAAGGCTGGCAGAGCTAGAGGTTGATATTAATCAGCTCGTTGAGAACCAAGCGACCGATCAAGAGCGTTTAACAGAAAGTAAACGCGTATTGGAGCAGGCCATTGGTCAATCAGCACAAATAGAAACACAGCGTGCTGCATTACAAAAAGAACGTTCAGTTAAAAAAGACCTCTTAGATAGGGTAAAGCAACAAGTGCATAGTTCGCGTGAACGAGTGCATTCATTGATGTTAAAGATCGAAGCGCAACGTTCATCACAAGCGTTGATTGTTCAAAATGCTGAGATGGTTAACGAGCGTTTGCTTCATGCAAAAGAAAAAGTGGCAGAATTGCAGGCTCAATTAACCATGAGCGATGAGCCAATAGAAGAAAAGGAAGTGACTTTGGCTGATCTACTTAAAAATCGAGTTGCTATTGAAAAACGTCTTGTAGAGGTCAGGACTACGGCTGAATCAACAGAACAAACAATTAGAAGCTTGGAAACAACGCGTCATGAATTTGAGCAACTAGTGCAACAGGCAAGGGACAACATGTCTGCCGCAAAAATAGAACATCAGGCTATCTTGGTGCGAAAACAAACCTTAATTGAGCAGCTTGAATCATCGGGCGTTGAGTTGGCTGACACATTGAATGAGATGCCCAAGGATGCAAATGAGACTCATTGGCAAGAGCAGGTGGATGCGCTTGCTGAAAAAATAAATGGTTTGGGGCTAATCAACCTGACGGCAATTGAAGAGTATGAAACACAGTCGGAAAGAAAGCAGTACTTAAATGATCAGCAGCTTGATTTGACCGAGTCGTTGAGGATTTTGGAAGAAGCGATTGATAAAATTGACCGAGAAAGCAAAGCGCTTTTTAAAGAAACGTTTGACAAAGTAAATGCAGGTTTTGAAAAACGGTTCCCAAAACTATTTGGTGGTGGGCATGCGTATTTGCAGCAAACAGGCGAAGATTTGTTGGAAACCGGCGTAACGGTAATGGCGAGGCCACCGGGCAAACGTAATAGCTCAATCCATTTGTTGTCAGGTGGCGAAAAGGCACTGACGGCCGTGGCCTTAGTCTTTTCAATCTTTGATTTAAACCCATCGCCTTTTTGTATGCTAGATGAAGTGGATGCGCCATTAGATGAGGCAAATGTTGGTCGTTTTGCTGAACTGGTTAAAGAAATGTCAGATAATGTTCAAATGATTTTGATTACACATAATAAATCAACGATGGAAATGGCTCAGCAGCTAGCTGGGGTCACCATGAAAGAACCGGGCGTATCGAGATTGGTTACCGTTGATTTGGAAGAAGCCGCTAAAATGGCAACTGGTTAAACGCTAAATAAACGAATTTTTAAGGATAGAAAATGGAAGAAAACTCGTTAAGGTTAATATTGCTCTTAGTGGGTATGGTCATATTGTTGGGGATATATTTTTATGACGTGCTAGAAAAAAAGAAAGCGACCGTTCAACAAGAAGAGCTAGATGACTCGGCATTTGATGAGCGAGTGGATCCGGTGATAGGTGGTGAGCCGTCCTTTTCTGCGGTATTGGACGAACAGCAGGCCCCGACCATTCATGAGCATGTGGACGTGCCTGAAGCGCAAGAGTCAGACCCTTCACCCGTTGATCCAGTGGAGGATGTGCCAGTGGCAGAGCAGGCATTGGTCATTCAACTGGTTGTTTTGCCTCACAGTGGCGGCTCGTTATTGGGTACAGCTTTGATAGATGCGTTTACAGCCTTAGGTCTTGAGTTCGGTGATATGGGGATTTTCCATTATTACCAGCGACATGATGGTGTTGAGGCGCAACAGTTTCACGTGGCAAATATATTAGAGCCAGGCACTTTTCCTGTGGGTAATATGACTGAGTTTGAATCAACAGGGATCATATTGTTTTTTCAAGTCAGTGATGTCGCGCAACCAAGTGAAGCGTTTGAAAATATGTTGAATGTGGCGCGTGAATTAAGTCAGCGCCTAGAGGCGAGATTGGTCGATGCTGAAATGAACGAGTTGAGACCAGATAACATTATGAATATTCAGTCACAGCTTTCTAATTTATGACAATGCATGACGATGTTAAGCGACGTGTGCAGACGCTACGTGAAGAGATAAATCAACATAACCAGAATTATTATCAGTACGACGCACCAAAAATTCCTGATGCCGATTACGATGCCTTATTGCGAGAGCTTCAGTTATTAGAGGCTGAAAACCCAGAGCTAATGAGTGATGATTCGCCGACGCAGCGCGTCGGTTCAGCTCCGTTAGACTCATTTCAGCAGGTAGAGCATGCGGTGCCGATGCTGTCATTAGATAATGCCTTTGACGATGATGAGTTTGAGGCATTTGATAAGCGAGTGCGAGAGCGAGCTGACGGGTTTGAAGATATCGAATACCTTGTCGAGCCGAAATTGGATGGCTTAGCTATTTCTTTGTTGTATGCGGACGGTGTGTTAGTACGTGCTGCAACAAGAGGGGATGGTAAACGAGGCGAAGACGTTACCGAAAATGTTAAAACTATTGGTGCCATTCCACTCAGTTTAAAAGGCGACAATCTACCATTGAGGCTAGAGGTCAGGGGTGAAGTGTTTATGCCGTTGTCTGGTTTTCAGCAGCTGAATCAACAGGCATTGGCGTTAGGTGAAAAGCCTTTTGCTAATCCAAGAAATGCCGCTGCAGGTAGTTTGAGGCAGCTAGATTCAAAAATAACAGCAACCCGTCCACTGGCTTTTTATAGCTATGGTATTGGGGTGGTAGAGGGTTACGAGCTACCGCAGACACAACAGGCGCTGTTTCAGCTGTTGGCTACATGGGGTTTGCCAGTGAGTGATCAGGTGACGACAGCAAGGGGCATGCAGCAATGTCACCAAGCCTATCAAGTGTTGGCGCAAAAAAGAGCGCTATTACCTTATGAGATTGACGGGGTCGTTTATAAAGTTAACGATTTTGCCTTGCAGAAAGCCATTGGTTTTGTGTCAAGAGCGCCGCGTTGGGCAATAGCACGTAAATTTCCAGCACAAGAAAAAATGACCGAAGTAATAGGGATTGATGTGCAAGTGGGTAGAACAGGAGCCATTACGCCGGTTGCTCGATTGGCACCTGTTTTTGTTGGTGGGGTTACCGTTACGAATGTCACGTTACATAACGAAGGTGAAATGCGCAGGAAAGATGTTCGTGTGGGTGATACGGTGATTGTCAGGCGTGCCGGCGATGTGATTCCAGAAATTGTTTCTGTTGTATTGGAAAAGAGAAAGCCTGCATCGCAGCTTTTTGAAATGCCAGTGTCTTGTCCTGTGTGCGGGTCAACAGTGGAGCGCGCCGAGGGAGAGGCGATCGCACGTTGTCCAGCTGGCTTGTTTTGTCGTGCTCAAGTGAAAGAGTCGATCAAGCATTTTGCCTCACGTAAGGCGATGGATATAGATGGGTTGGGTGACAAGATTATTGAGCAATTAGTCGCTCAGGATTTAGTTAAAACGCCGGCTGATTTGTATCGATTAACTCACGAGCAGTTGTCGAGTTTGGAGCGAATGGCCGATAAGTCTGCCAGTAATATTATCGCGGCACTTGAAAAAAGCAAGGTAACGACCCTGCCGAAGTTTCTGTATGCGTTGGGTATTCGAGAAGTAGGCGAGGTGACTGCGGCAAGCTTATCGAGCTATTTTGGACAGCTGGATGTGATACAGAGTGCCACTGTTGAAGAGTTGGAGAAGGTGCCTGATGTTGGGCCTATTGTTGCACAACATATCGTGGCTTTCTTTGAGTTGGCGCATAACCGTGAGGTAATAGCGAGCTTGAAAAACTTAGGGGTTAGTTGGCCCAATGTTGAAGCAGTTCCCCAAGATGATCAGGCTTTATCAGGTAAAGTCTTTGTGTTGACCGGTACATTGTCGACGATGGGGCGTATTGAAGCGAAAGAAGCCTTGCAATTATTGGGTGCAAAAGTGACTGGAAGCGTCTCGAAAAAAACCGATTATGTTGTTGCCGGGGAGGATGCTGGTTCAAAGTTGAAAAAAGCCCAGTCGCTAGGGGTGACGGTATTATCAGAAGACGATTTAATAAAGCTAATAGCAAAGGACTGAATATAACTGTAACGCTATGGATGCCGATTTAGAAACGCAAGTTTGCGTGTTACAAAGCCATATGGATGGCATGATTTCGCGTGCGCAAAAGAATGAGGAAATGTTGAAACGTTTTCAAGACTTGGAAATGCGTTTATTGTCACTGAATTCTTTACGTGAATTAATTGAGCATATTAACGACGATGCCCAGTTAGCCTTTAATCTCGACTCTTTATCGTTGGTGCTCGCAGATGAAGATGATGAGATAAAGCAGTTTCTTACCGAGGATGGTTTTAGGTTTGATGAATACCCGAATATTATTTTTTTATCTAAGGGAGGGGTGTTTAAAGATGAGCTGGGTTTGTCTCAACGAATTTTGCTAGGCGCTGCTAATGATGTCCTACCCCAGGTTTTTTGGCCAGCTAATAAAACAGCGCCAAAGACAGTAGCGATTATTCCTCTTGTGCGGCGTGGTATTTATCTGGGCTGTATGGTGTTTGGTAGTGAAGATGAGGGACGTTTTCAAGTAGAAATGGCGACATATTTTTTGGAGCGTCTAGGTAAGGTGATGAGCGTGTGCATGGAAAACACGCTGAATTATGAACAGCTCAGGCGCACTAGCCTATTTGATACGCTGACAGGGGTGAATAATAGGCGGTTCTTTGAACAACGGATGGATGAAGAGATGCTTCGCTGCTTAAGAACGGGTGATAGTCTGTCGTGTTTGTTTATTGATATAGACTTTTTTAAGGCGGTGAACGATAACTTTGGGCATCAAGTAGGTGATCTGGCGCTTCGACACGTGGCGGAGACATTACGTGGTCAATTGCGAGCAAATGACATTCTGGCGCGTTATGGTGGTGAAGAGTTTGTGGCGATATTGCCAACTGCCTCTGAGAAGAAGGGTATTGAAGTAGCAGAAAGGATGCGGCAGTCGGTTGCTAATGCCTCAATAGAAATGGCCGGCGAAAGTTCACTAGCGCTGACCGTTTCAATTGGTGTTTCAACGTTTGTTGTTGCAGAACCAGGGGTATCTAAGCCTTTGGGGGCTAGTCAGTTAATAGATGTTGCCGATAAGGCTTTGTATCAGGCAAAAAAATCTGGGCGTAATCTCGTGCGCAGTGGTGGAGAAGTAAAGTCGTGCTCAGTTGTTGATAAAAGAGCCGAGTAGCACGCTGGGTTTGTTTCTATGGTTCAGTATAGGGCGTAGCGGCTTCTTTAGGTCATATTTTATGGCGATGTAATGGCGATGTAATGGCGAAAGCTTAGGAGCATTGTTTTGTGCGGGCAAACAAAGTTATCAAGAGCACCGTTTTTCGGGTATAATTTCGGCTTTATTTAGCATAAATTTTTTGGCGATAAAAAGCTGATGTGAAGTATATTTTTATCGCTTTCTTAATGTTTTTTTGAATTATTTGGCATCCTAGGAGATACCGATACATGTCTGAGCTTGTAAAAGAAACGATCCCCGTCAATATTGAAGATGAGATGCGCCAGTCTTATTTAGACTACGCGATGAGTGTTATTGTTGGGAGAGCCTTGCCAGATGTACGTGATGGCTTAAAGCCAGTGCACCGTAGGGTGTTGTACGCAATGAATGTGTTGAACAACGATTGGAATAAACCTTATAAGAAATCCGCCCGTATTGTTGGGGATGTTATTGGTAAATATCACCCTCATGGTGATACCGCTGTGTATGACACCATCGTTCGGATGGCGCAGCCTTTTTCTATGCGTCATATGTTGGTGGATGGTCAGGGTAACTTTGGTTCAGTTGATGGTGATTCTGCAGCGGCGATGCGGTATACCGAAATCAGAATGTCAAAGTTGTCGCATGAAATGTTAACTGACCTAGATAAGGAAACAGTTGATTTTACTGCTAACTACGATGAATCAGAGCACGAACCCAGTGTGTTGCCTGCGCGTGCTCCTTTACTGCTCATTAATGGTTCGTCTGGTATAGCGGTGGGCATGGCGACGAATATTCCGCCACATAATCTTGCGGAAGTAACCTCAGCATGTCTGCGTTTGATTGAGGAGCCTGAAACAACCATTGATCAATTGCTGGAATATATTCCAGGGCCTGATTTTCCAACGGCAGGTATTATCAATGGTGCCACCGGTATTCGCGAAGCTTACCAAACAGGCCGCGGTAAAATTTACCTACGTGCGCGTTACCATGTTGAAGGCGAAGAAAGTTCAAATAGTAAGCTGTCTATTATCGTCACTGAATTGCCGTATCAAGTAAATAAAGCACGCTTGATGGAGAAAATTGCTCATCTTGTTAAAGATGGCAAGCTAGAAGGTATTTCAGGCCTGCGTGATGAGTCAGATAAAGACGGCATGCGTATGGTGATAGAGCTTAAACGTGGCGAAGTGCCTGAAGTGATTATCAATAATTTATATCAACACACGCAACTTCAGAATGTGTTCGGTATTAACATGGTGGCGCTGATCGATGGTCGCCCTAAATGTTTGAACCTTAAGCAAATCCTTAATGCGTTTATTGATCATCGACGTGAAGTCGTAACGCGCAGAACAATTTATGACTTACGTAAAGCGCGTGAGCGTGCTCATACCCTAGAAGGGTTAGCGATTGCGTTGTCGAACATTGATGAAATGATCGCGATGATTAAGGCAGCAAAGACCCCTGCCGAAGCAAAGGTGAGCTTGCTGGGAGCAGCTTGGGAGCCTGGTTTAGTAGCTGACTTATTATCAAAAGCAGACTCAAGCCGTTCTCGCCCAGATAAGCTTGAAGAGCAATATGGCATTGTTGATGGGCGTTATCATTTGTCTCCTGCGCAAGCGCAGGCTATTTTAGAGTTGCGCCTGCACCGTTTGACAGGGCTTGAGCAAGATAAGATTCTTCAAGAATATAAAGATCTTCTTGTTGTAATTGATGACCTTTTAGATATTTTGGCGAACAGGGATCGCTTGATGTCAGTGATCAGTGAAGAGCTGAAAACACTGATAGAAGAATATAAAGAAGAGCGTAGAACAGAAATTGTTGATAAGTTTTTAAACCTCACGGCAGAAGATTTAATTACCGAAGAAGATATGGTGGTGACTTTGTCGCATGAGGGTTATGTGAAATCACAGCCGCTTACTTCATATACTGCGCAACGTCGTGGTGGAAAGGGTAAAACAGCCGCAAACACAAAGAATGAAGACTTTATTGATAAGCTGTTTATTGCCAACACACATGACACAGTTTTATGTTTCTCGAGTAAAGGGAAAGTCTATTGGTTGCGCGTGTTCAATTTGCCGGTGGCCAGTAGGGTTGCGAGAGGTAAACCGATTGTCAATTTGCTGCCGCTAGACAGTGACGAACGTATTAACGCTATTTTGCCAATTCGTGAGTTCAATGAAGATGAATATATTTTCATGGCTACTGAATCGGGCACGGTTAAAAAGACCCATATTAAAGAGTTTGAAAAACCACGTGCGAACGGCAAAATTGCTATTGATTTGCGTGATGACGATACCTTAGTTGGCGTTGCAGTCACCGATGGCGAAAAAGACGTTATGTTATTTGCTAGCTCAGGCAAGGTAGCTAGTTTTAAAGAGGCAGATGTTCGGGTGATGGGACGTACAGCAAGTGGTGTTCGGGGTATGCGTTTAAAAGATGAAGAACATATTATTTCATTGATTATTTCAGAACCAGGCACTGTTTTAACATTAACCCAAAATGGTTACGGTAAGCGCACAAAAATTGAAGAGTATCCGATTCATAAGCGAGGTGGGCAAGGGGTTATAGCAATGCAAACCAGTGAACGTAATGGTGCGTTGGTCGGTGCTGTCTTGGTAGATGAAAGCGACGAGCTAATGCTGATCACCGATGGCGGTACATTGGTTAGAACGCGAACCAGTGAAATATCAATTTTAGGGAGAAATACACAAGGTGTTCGTGTTATTCGTCCCGCTAAGAATGAAAAAGTCATCGGTTTAGATCGTATTGCTAGCTTAGATGATGAAGAGGGTGAAGAAGTCGCCCTTGATGAAGAAATTACAGATTAATTGTTTTAAGGAGAGTTAGATGTCCCGTGTATATAATTTCAGTGCCGGCCCGGCTGCAGTACCTGTAGACGTATTGAAAAAAGCCCAACAAGAAATGCTTGAGTGGCATGACTCGGGTATGTCTGTTATGGAAATGAGTCACCGTGGTAAAGACTTTATTTCAATTGCAGAAAAAGCAGAAGCCGATGTTCGAGAACTAATGAACGTTCCTGAGAACTATAAGGTTCTATTTTTACAAGGTGGTGCAACAACCCAATTTTCAATGGTGCCGATGAATTTACTTCGCGGTAAAGATAAAACCTGTTATGTCAATACAGGTGCTTGGTCTAAAAAAGCCATTAAAGAAGCTAAAATTCATAGCAATGTGCACATTTCGGCCAGCTCAGAATCGACTAACTTCACTACAATCCCAGCAGTAGACAGTTGGGATGTTGATCAAAATGCGGCCTACTTGCATTACACCAGTAATGAAACCATTGGTGGTGTTGAATTTCACTCTATACCCGATGTAGGTGATATAGATTTGGTTGCGGACATGTCATCAAATATTTTATCTAGAGAGTTTGATGTCAGTAAGTTTGGTGTCATTTATGCTGGCGGTCAGAAGAATATGGGGCCATCGGGTATAGCGCTTACAATAGTGCGTGAAGACTTGATTGGCAATGTGAAAGCCGGTTCGCCGTCCATGATGGATTATAAAAATCATGCAGATGCAGGGTCAATGTTTAATACACCTGCCACCTACAGCTGGTACTTAATGGGCTTAGTGTTTGAGTGGATAAAAGAGCAAGGCGGTGTGTCAGCGATAGAAGCACAAAATGTTCGTAAGGCTGAAAAACTTTATGCTGCGATTGATAACTCAGATTTTTATGCAAACCCTGTCGAGTTGACCTCACGATCAAGAATGAATATTCCATTTACCTTGGCAAATGCTG from Cycloclasticus pugetii PS-1 includes:
- the smc gene encoding chromosome segregation protein SMC, producing MRLEKIKLSGFKSFVDPTTIPFSSDLVGIVGPNGCGKSNVIDAVRWVLGESSAKHLRGDQMADVVFNGSTTRKPVGQAFVELIFDNTDATITGEFAGYQQISLRRQVNREGQSVYFLNGTRCRRKDITDLFLGTGLGPRSYAIIEQGTISRLVEAKPDELRVFLEEAAGISKYKERRRDTENRMRRTRENLERIADLCDEIEKQCRHLKRQATTAERYKLLKAEERQFKAQLLALRWQRLDEQDEGQLKAIKLLELKVEQTLAAQRELEKNIEQQREQHSLQQKQLGEVQAEFYATGSEIAKVEQALQHQQSLKKQHESELENVSKLLTLSTQEQDEGDRKLAETNDAIKKSEAELVEVKQRLETANKTLADQEQAMADWQQSWDEFTYRVAEPKRSIDVENAKIAQLDRQLLQASKQLSKFTNEQKTLQEALERVDLSDLEKQHALSESQQQKSQSAVQENREKMASMQSLIHQESELLADLRAEKSRLTARVESITVLQRSSLGEPDETERQWLKGLGLAQAPKLIEKIDVVTGWEKAIETVLGVRLQAICTEGMDAVVDAGMQYPVDGLTFFDTTVKSQQLPCKTSLANLITSDLPAMALLKNVHFAETLEQAKALMNELKEHESVITKGCVWLHVDSIYFQHNAQKDSALALEKEKKELTQQLHVVSTNVLDKEGWLIKARDEVSELEKQGIELRQQEGNAVRQVSQLWMQINEQRSKLEMATQRLAELEVDINQLVENQATDQERLTESKRVLEQAIGQSAQIETQRAALQKERSVKKDLLDRVKQQVHSSRERVHSLMLKIEAQRSSQALIVQNAEMVNERLLHAKEKVAELQAQLTMSDEPIEEKEVTLADLLKNRVAIEKRLVEVRTTAESTEQTIRSLETTRHEFEQLVQQARDNMSAAKIEHQAILVRKQTLIEQLESSGVELADTLNEMPKDANETHWQEQVDALAEKINGLGLINLTAIEEYETQSERKQYLNDQQLDLTESLRILEEAIDKIDRESKALFKETFDKVNAGFEKRFPKLFGGGHAYLQQTGEDLLETGVTVMARPPGKRNSSIHLLSGGEKALTAVALVFSIFDLNPSPFCMLDEVDAPLDEANVGRFAELVKEMSDNVQMILITHNKSTMEMAQQLAGVTMKEPGVSRLVTVDLEEAAKMATG
- a CDS encoding cell division protein ZipA C-terminal FtsZ-binding domain-containing protein; amino-acid sequence: MEENSLRLILLLVGMVILLGIYFYDVLEKKKATVQQEELDDSAFDERVDPVIGGEPSFSAVLDEQQAPTIHEHVDVPEAQESDPSPVDPVEDVPVAEQALVIQLVVLPHSGGSLLGTALIDAFTALGLEFGDMGIFHYYQRHDGVEAQQFHVANILEPGTFPVGNMTEFESTGIILFFQVSDVAQPSEAFENMLNVARELSQRLEARLVDAEMNELRPDNIMNIQSQLSNL
- the ligA gene encoding NAD-dependent DNA ligase LigA produces the protein MTMHDDVKRRVQTLREEINQHNQNYYQYDAPKIPDADYDALLRELQLLEAENPELMSDDSPTQRVGSAPLDSFQQVEHAVPMLSLDNAFDDDEFEAFDKRVRERADGFEDIEYLVEPKLDGLAISLLYADGVLVRAATRGDGKRGEDVTENVKTIGAIPLSLKGDNLPLRLEVRGEVFMPLSGFQQLNQQALALGEKPFANPRNAAAGSLRQLDSKITATRPLAFYSYGIGVVEGYELPQTQQALFQLLATWGLPVSDQVTTARGMQQCHQAYQVLAQKRALLPYEIDGVVYKVNDFALQKAIGFVSRAPRWAIARKFPAQEKMTEVIGIDVQVGRTGAITPVARLAPVFVGGVTVTNVTLHNEGEMRRKDVRVGDTVIVRRAGDVIPEIVSVVLEKRKPASQLFEMPVSCPVCGSTVERAEGEAIARCPAGLFCRAQVKESIKHFASRKAMDIDGLGDKIIEQLVAQDLVKTPADLYRLTHEQLSSLERMADKSASNIIAALEKSKVTTLPKFLYALGIREVGEVTAASLSSYFGQLDVIQSATVEELEKVPDVGPIVAQHIVAFFELAHNREVIASLKNLGVSWPNVEAVPQDDQALSGKVFVLTGTLSTMGRIEAKEALQLLGAKVTGSVSKKTDYVVAGEDAGSKLKKAQSLGVTVLSEDDLIKLIAKD
- a CDS encoding GGDEF domain-containing protein; this encodes MDADLETQVCVLQSHMDGMISRAQKNEEMLKRFQDLEMRLLSLNSLRELIEHINDDAQLAFNLDSLSLVLADEDDEIKQFLTEDGFRFDEYPNIIFLSKGGVFKDELGLSQRILLGAANDVLPQVFWPANKTAPKTVAIIPLVRRGIYLGCMVFGSEDEGRFQVEMATYFLERLGKVMSVCMENTLNYEQLRRTSLFDTLTGVNNRRFFEQRMDEEMLRCLRTGDSLSCLFIDIDFFKAVNDNFGHQVGDLALRHVAETLRGQLRANDILARYGGEEFVAILPTASEKKGIEVAERMRQSVANASIEMAGESSLALTVSIGVSTFVVAEPGVSKPLGASQLIDVADKALYQAKKSGRNLVRSGGEVKSCSVVDKRAE
- the gyrA gene encoding DNA gyrase subunit A codes for the protein MSELVKETIPVNIEDEMRQSYLDYAMSVIVGRALPDVRDGLKPVHRRVLYAMNVLNNDWNKPYKKSARIVGDVIGKYHPHGDTAVYDTIVRMAQPFSMRHMLVDGQGNFGSVDGDSAAAMRYTEIRMSKLSHEMLTDLDKETVDFTANYDESEHEPSVLPARAPLLLINGSSGIAVGMATNIPPHNLAEVTSACLRLIEEPETTIDQLLEYIPGPDFPTAGIINGATGIREAYQTGRGKIYLRARYHVEGEESSNSKLSIIVTELPYQVNKARLMEKIAHLVKDGKLEGISGLRDESDKDGMRMVIELKRGEVPEVIINNLYQHTQLQNVFGINMVALIDGRPKCLNLKQILNAFIDHRREVVTRRTIYDLRKARERAHTLEGLAIALSNIDEMIAMIKAAKTPAEAKVSLLGAAWEPGLVADLLSKADSSRSRPDKLEEQYGIVDGRYHLSPAQAQAILELRLHRLTGLEQDKILQEYKDLLVVIDDLLDILANRDRLMSVISEELKTLIEEYKEERRTEIVDKFLNLTAEDLITEEDMVVTLSHEGYVKSQPLTSYTAQRRGGKGKTAANTKNEDFIDKLFIANTHDTVLCFSSKGKVYWLRVFNLPVASRVARGKPIVNLLPLDSDERINAILPIREFNEDEYIFMATESGTVKKTHIKEFEKPRANGKIAIDLRDDDTLVGVAVTDGEKDVMLFASSGKVASFKEADVRVMGRTASGVRGMRLKDEEHIISLIISEPGTVLTLTQNGYGKRTKIEEYPIHKRGGQGVIAMQTSERNGALVGAVLVDESDELMLITDGGTLVRTRTSEISILGRNTQGVRVIRPAKNEKVIGLDRIASLDDEEGEEVALDEEITD
- the serC gene encoding 3-phosphoserine/phosphohydroxythreonine transaminase, producing MSRVYNFSAGPAAVPVDVLKKAQQEMLEWHDSGMSVMEMSHRGKDFISIAEKAEADVRELMNVPENYKVLFLQGGATTQFSMVPMNLLRGKDKTCYVNTGAWSKKAIKEAKIHSNVHISASSESTNFTTIPAVDSWDVDQNAAYLHYTSNETIGGVEFHSIPDVGDIDLVADMSSNILSREFDVSKFGVIYAGGQKNMGPSGIALTIVREDLIGNVKAGSPSMMDYKNHADAGSMFNTPATYSWYLMGLVFEWIKEQGGVSAIEAQNVRKAEKLYAAIDNSDFYANPVELTSRSRMNIPFTLANAELEGLFLSEAKSAGLVTLKGHRSVGGMRASIYNAMPEEGVDALISMMAEFERTKA